A single Pseudomonas brassicacearum DNA region contains:
- a CDS encoding helix-turn-helix transcriptional regulator has product MQKRNVSTVLRALLDQHGISPTELHRRTGVPQSTLSRILSGKIVDPSDKHISKIAEYFAVSTDQLRGRADVVPAGNTRRDEPHSELKDISLWDDETPVEEDEVSVPFLREVELAAGSGRFVIEESERSSLRFGKRSLRHNGVQFDQAKCVTVRGNSMLPVLRDGATVGVNAGKCGIGDIVDGDLYAINHNGQLRVKQLYRLPTGIRLRSFNRDEHPDEDYTFQEMQDEQIVILGHVFWWGMYAR; this is encoded by the coding sequence ATGCAAAAACGCAACGTTTCTACCGTATTAAGAGCATTGCTCGATCAGCACGGGATCTCCCCCACGGAGCTTCACCGGCGTACCGGCGTGCCTCAGTCCACCCTCTCGCGGATCCTCAGCGGCAAGATCGTCGACCCTTCGGATAAACACATCTCGAAGATCGCCGAATATTTTGCCGTGAGCACCGATCAGTTGCGCGGGCGCGCGGACGTTGTGCCCGCTGGCAATACTCGCCGTGACGAGCCGCATTCCGAACTCAAGGACATAAGCCTGTGGGACGACGAAACACCCGTCGAAGAAGACGAAGTGTCGGTCCCTTTTCTGCGCGAGGTTGAATTGGCTGCTGGATCAGGAAGATTCGTCATCGAGGAAAGCGAGCGCTCAAGCCTGCGCTTCGGCAAGCGCAGCCTGCGCCACAACGGCGTGCAGTTCGACCAGGCCAAGTGCGTGACGGTGCGCGGCAATAGCATGTTGCCGGTGCTGCGCGACGGGGCCACGGTTGGGGTGAACGCAGGCAAGTGTGGGATCGGCGACATCGTCGACGGCGACCTCTACGCCATCAACCACAACGGCCAACTGCGGGTGAAGCAGCTTTATCGCCTACCCACCGGCATCCGTCTGCGCAGCTTCAACCGCGATGAACATCCGGACGAGGACTACACCTTCCAGGAAATGCAGGACGAGCAAATCGTCATCCTTGGCCACGTCTTCTGGTGGGGCATGTACGCCCGTTAA
- a CDS encoding phage holin family protein, translating to MTNEQQALLDMPIWLVIVLALVGGVSGEMWRADKEGARGWPLLRRVVLRSGACVVCGVSATMLLYALGMSIWSACALGCLTAMAGADVAIGLYERWVAKRIGVCDVPPRDLPPDQH from the coding sequence ATGACAAACGAGCAACAAGCGTTGCTGGACATGCCGATCTGGCTGGTCATCGTGCTCGCCCTGGTGGGCGGGGTGTCCGGCGAGATGTGGCGCGCCGACAAGGAGGGCGCCCGTGGCTGGCCGTTGCTGCGCCGCGTGGTTCTGCGCTCCGGTGCCTGCGTGGTCTGCGGCGTATCGGCAACCATGCTGTTGTACGCCCTCGGCATGTCGATCTGGAGCGCCTGCGCCTTGGGTTGTCTGACCGCCATGGCCGGTGCCGATGTGGCGATCGGTCTTTACGAGCGCTGGGTCGCCAAGCGGATCGGCGTCTGCGACGTGCCACCGCGGGACCTTCCTCCCGACCAGCACTGA
- a CDS encoding phage baseplate assembly protein V, whose translation MFDALLRMHLGPIIERLAQMETELEDLHRRAESFCRIGVCQEVDAARNTCKVSHGGLLTPAIRFFNPSAGAQSESRIPSVGEQCLLLNHGGGEGGGQAVALFGLNGGQFPPVSTQASLTRRLYQDGTENGYDHASHVLHWQNGPAAFSGSRDALQLNIGPSRLAMTPETIELQVGAVGIRLDASGVHLSGPVVDHQGRVISTA comes from the coding sequence ATGTTTGATGCGCTGTTACGGATGCATCTGGGGCCGATCATCGAGCGTCTGGCGCAGATGGAAACCGAGCTGGAAGACTTGCACCGGCGAGCGGAGAGTTTCTGCCGCATCGGCGTTTGCCAGGAAGTCGATGCGGCCCGCAACACCTGCAAGGTCAGTCATGGCGGACTGCTGACCCCAGCGATCCGTTTTTTCAACCCGAGCGCCGGCGCCCAGAGCGAGTCGCGGATTCCGTCCGTGGGCGAGCAATGCCTGTTGCTGAACCATGGCGGCGGCGAAGGCGGCGGGCAGGCGGTGGCGTTGTTTGGTCTCAACGGCGGTCAGTTCCCGCCCGTCTCGACCCAGGCCTCGTTGACCCGACGCCTCTATCAGGACGGTACGGAAAACGGCTACGACCATGCCAGCCATGTCCTGCACTGGCAAAACGGCCCCGCGGCGTTCAGCGGTTCTCGTGATGCCCTGCAGTTGAACATTGGCCCGTCGCGGCTGGCGATGACGCCCGAGACCATCGAATTGCAAGTCGGCGCCGTCGGCATTCGTCTCGACGCCTCCGGCGTGCACCTGAGCGGCCCGGTGGTGGATCACCAGGGACGCGTCATCAGTACCGCATAA
- a CDS encoding phage baseplate protein, with protein sequence MIGIDRNTGATVDDWLQFVQRATRALTTPLGTRQKRPLYGCALTQLLGQNLGDDLLILAQSHAAQAFYNPDNGIDDFEPGVIVASRQGAGLLLRFAGTWKNRKQTFEVVT encoded by the coding sequence ATGATTGGAATCGATCGAAACACCGGCGCCACGGTCGACGACTGGCTGCAGTTTGTGCAGCGCGCCACCCGTGCACTGACCACGCCGTTGGGCACTCGCCAGAAGCGTCCGTTGTATGGCTGCGCACTCACGCAGCTGCTGGGGCAGAACCTCGGTGACGACCTGCTGATCCTTGCCCAGAGCCACGCGGCCCAAGCGTTCTACAACCCGGACAACGGCATCGATGATTTCGAGCCAGGGGTCATTGTCGCCAGCCGACAGGGTGCCGGCTTGTTGTTGCGTTTTGCCGGCACCTGGAAAAACCGCAAACAGACTTTCGAGGTGGTGACATGA
- a CDS encoding baseplate J/gp47 family protein translates to MSMLIPGQNQLAEPAIVTVEAFEDLLAEFKTFVVEYVGARSSASAAKLVDSLENESELLTLALEAFCVRLQTHERKYNARIKQMLAWWATGTNLDARLADMGLERQLLDPGDPAAFPPIPPVYESDDDARLRYYLAPHAPAAGSRMQYRREIFTLGERPAVKVENASAGVVTVTYTFDPDGHAAQVKDGNGRRTAPGEVTVTVLSRDGDGTPTEALLDGVRQHFARPDVRPETDLVIVQAAQIKPYKIRVVAKINAGPDSGLTQVAAEQQLQAYAEACHRLEGRVDPSWIDYTLHSAGAVQLQILEPLAPIVTTAFQAPYCTGIEVEVDTL, encoded by the coding sequence ATGAGCATGCTGATACCCGGCCAGAACCAACTGGCCGAACCGGCCATCGTCACCGTCGAAGCGTTCGAGGACTTGCTCGCAGAGTTCAAGACCTTCGTGGTCGAGTATGTCGGCGCACGCTCTTCCGCCAGCGCGGCGAAGCTGGTGGACAGCCTCGAAAACGAAAGCGAACTGCTGACCCTGGCCCTCGAGGCGTTCTGTGTCCGGCTGCAAACCCACGAACGCAAATACAACGCCCGCATCAAGCAGATGTTGGCGTGGTGGGCCACGGGCACCAATCTCGACGCTCGCCTCGCGGACATGGGCCTTGAACGCCAGTTGCTCGATCCGGGCGACCCGGCGGCCTTCCCGCCCATTCCTCCGGTCTACGAGAGCGATGACGATGCCCGGTTACGCTATTACCTGGCGCCCCATGCCCCGGCGGCAGGCTCGCGTATGCAGTATCGGCGGGAGATCTTCACCCTTGGCGAACGGCCAGCGGTGAAGGTGGAAAACGCCTCGGCGGGCGTGGTGACCGTCACCTACACCTTCGACCCCGACGGTCATGCGGCGCAGGTCAAGGACGGCAACGGACGCCGCACCGCGCCGGGCGAAGTCACGGTCACGGTGCTGTCCCGTGACGGCGACGGCACGCCGACCGAGGCACTGCTCGACGGTGTTCGCCAACATTTCGCCCGGCCTGATGTACGACCGGAAACGGACTTGGTCATCGTGCAGGCCGCGCAGATCAAACCCTACAAAATCCGCGTCGTGGCGAAGATCAATGCCGGCCCGGATTCAGGGCTGACCCAGGTTGCCGCCGAGCAGCAGTTACAGGCATACGCCGAGGCGTGTCATCGCCTGGAAGGGCGGGTGGATCCGAGCTGGATCGACTACACGCTGCACAGCGCCGGCGCGGTTCAGCTGCAGATTCTCGAACCGCTTGCACCGATTGTGACAACGGCTTTCCAAGCCCCGTACTGCACGGGCATCGAGGTCGAGGTGGATACGTTATGA
- a CDS encoding phage tail protein I, translated as MSDDTPRPSLLPANSSPLERALDLGFARLLERIDPPFPELMNPATTPLAFLPYLAADRGVNEWSSAAPEAEKRLTVELAWPTTRQAGTRKALENAAKGLQLMPEVRAWYEQTPPGPPYSFSVRAFTEQPYSEEIDARLDRRLADAKSERDTLRVSVGLSAFGRHVIGAATLCGELTTVYPIVIEGLEASGQAFMAAGLYTVETSTIYPQGS; from the coding sequence ATGAGTGACGACACACCTCGCCCGAGCTTGCTGCCGGCCAACAGTTCACCGTTGGAAAGGGCACTGGATCTGGGGTTCGCTCGGCTGCTCGAACGCATCGATCCGCCGTTTCCCGAGCTGATGAACCCTGCGACCACGCCCTTGGCGTTCCTGCCGTATCTCGCGGCGGATCGTGGGGTCAACGAGTGGAGCTCCGCGGCGCCCGAAGCTGAAAAGCGCCTGACCGTTGAACTCGCCTGGCCCACCACCCGGCAGGCCGGGACGCGAAAGGCGCTGGAAAATGCCGCCAAAGGTTTGCAACTGATGCCTGAAGTGCGCGCCTGGTATGAGCAAACACCGCCTGGCCCGCCCTACAGTTTTTCCGTCAGGGCATTTACCGAGCAGCCCTACAGCGAAGAAATCGACGCCCGTCTCGACCGCCGCCTGGCCGATGCCAAAAGCGAGCGCGACACCTTGAGGGTGTCTGTCGGCTTGAGTGCATTCGGCCGTCACGTCATCGGCGCCGCCACGTTGTGCGGCGAGCTGACCACGGTTTATCCGATTGTCATCGAAGGGCTGGAAGCCTCGGGCCAGGCCTTCATGGCCGCCGGGCTCTACACCGTCGAAACCTCCACTATTTATCCACAGGGGTCCTAA
- a CDS encoding phage tail protein: MADYYTLLTDAGIAYETACKAAGTPIKLSQISVGDGGGTQYNPAATATALKREVWRGPLNALFQDENNPSWLLAEVTIPSDVGGWYVREAGIWTDTGILYAIVKYPESFKPVLATSGSGKEFYIRSIFETSNAELVTLLIDDTVVKATRAWVASYVADELAKLDRKQSVRVATTANIVLSGAQAIDGVAVIAGNRVLVKSQTLAKDNGIYVAANGAWVRAKDADASVEVTSGLIVSVEEGATLANTIWQLITDGAIVLGTTGLAFQNVTQGFAAINSPVLVNPTANTPPIFDSSKLLATTEFVERAKGNYRGFLKATSNTTLVASTAFGSMVSCLGTFNVTLPAANSGGAGGTVSLRNRGTGVVTILCPGSDNIKSGSLTKTTMVMPAGSTLDLTTDGASGWWASGSAQIVDSTAINSLIGNYSGIKIITASTALTVNDTGCLIIGSVGLAGLDVTLPKLSTTTPGQSIIISAGAGSFNLQAFADDLISIGLSVLSAVPIDVFESIILVSHHGGWRVVSGTVLTKYSKMFAAVLGYDSSQALPSGWLCKTGHGSTNGTAGVVSITFPVAFPTACMAVVANYGGASSAQNPSLCQIGNPTRTGFTGYLTSVISNAGAVTTGGFNWVAIGY, encoded by the coding sequence ATGGCCGACTACTACACCCTGCTCACCGATGCGGGGATCGCCTACGAAACTGCCTGCAAGGCGGCGGGCACACCGATCAAGCTGTCGCAGATTTCCGTCGGTGACGGCGGCGGCACGCAATACAACCCGGCCGCAACCGCGACGGCACTCAAGCGTGAAGTCTGGCGCGGGCCGCTCAATGCGCTGTTCCAGGATGAAAACAACCCGAGCTGGCTGCTGGCCGAGGTCACCATTCCGTCCGACGTGGGCGGTTGGTATGTGCGTGAGGCCGGGATCTGGACCGATACCGGGATTCTGTACGCGATTGTCAAATACCCGGAGTCGTTCAAGCCGGTGTTGGCGACGTCCGGCTCGGGCAAAGAGTTCTACATCCGGTCGATTTTCGAGACCAGCAATGCTGAGTTGGTGACGCTGCTGATTGATGACACGGTGGTCAAGGCGACGCGGGCTTGGGTTGCAAGTTACGTCGCTGATGAGCTTGCCAAGCTCGACAGGAAGCAGTCGGTCCGAGTGGCGACGACAGCCAACATTGTCTTGAGTGGCGCGCAGGCGATCGATGGTGTTGCGGTGATCGCCGGGAATCGGGTCCTGGTCAAGTCCCAGACCTTGGCGAAAGACAACGGTATTTACGTGGCCGCGAACGGCGCTTGGGTTCGGGCAAAGGATGCCGATGCGAGTGTCGAAGTGACTTCGGGATTGATTGTCTCGGTGGAGGAGGGCGCGACGCTTGCCAACACGATCTGGCAGTTGATTACCGATGGTGCGATTGTGCTGGGCACTACGGGGTTGGCGTTTCAGAACGTGACGCAAGGGTTTGCGGCGATTAACTCGCCGGTGCTGGTTAATCCGACGGCAAATACGCCACCGATTTTCGATAGCAGCAAGTTGCTGGCCACTACCGAGTTTGTAGAGCGCGCGAAAGGGAACTATCGAGGATTCCTTAAAGCAACATCCAATACGACGCTGGTAGCTTCTACGGCGTTCGGTTCTATGGTGTCCTGCCTTGGGACGTTTAACGTCACTCTACCTGCTGCCAACAGCGGCGGTGCAGGCGGAACGGTAAGCCTTCGAAACCGGGGGACGGGGGTAGTAACCATTCTTTGTCCAGGTTCAGACAACATTAAGTCGGGCAGTCTTACTAAGACGACGATGGTTATGCCCGCGGGTTCCACGCTGGATCTTACTACTGACGGCGCCAGCGGGTGGTGGGCATCAGGCTCTGCCCAAATTGTGGATTCGACAGCCATCAACTCCTTAATTGGCAATTATTCGGGCATAAAGATCATTACTGCGTCGACTGCGCTGACGGTAAACGATACTGGATGTCTAATTATCGGATCTGTTGGGTTGGCTGGTTTAGATGTCACGTTGCCAAAACTATCAACGACAACACCCGGCCAATCAATCATTATTTCCGCAGGCGCAGGAAGTTTCAATTTGCAAGCCTTTGCGGACGATCTGATATCTATCGGATTATCTGTTCTCTCCGCTGTTCCTATTGATGTCTTCGAAAGCATCATATTGGTTTCCCATCATGGTGGATGGAGGGTGGTTTCGGGGACCGTATTGACTAAATATTCCAAGATGTTTGCCGCAGTTCTTGGATATGACTCCAGCCAGGCTTTACCCAGCGGGTGGCTATGTAAAACCGGGCACGGCTCGACCAATGGCACTGCTGGAGTAGTGTCGATCACGTTTCCCGTCGCATTTCCTACTGCGTGCATGGCTGTGGTAGCCAATTATGGCGGTGCCTCTTCAGCACAAAACCCTTCACTTTGTCAGATCGGAAACCCTACCCGTACGGGCTTCACGGGATATCTCACGAGTGTGATCAGCAATGCCGGTGCGGTGACAACGGGTGGTTTTAATTGGGTGGCGATCGGGTACTAG
- a CDS encoding phage tail protein — translation MYAKWIEEDGRFAFERVDNGGIVITDDEHGALFEPDRGSKVIVLGSDGRPALQEPPLPTSDELALVERTWRDKQLAVTDGVVTRHRDEIEDGIVTTLTSDQYGALQTYRRALRNWPEAGEFPLIDHRPPAPDWLAMQHPQ, via the coding sequence ATGTACGCTAAATGGATTGAAGAAGATGGTCGTTTTGCCTTCGAACGCGTTGATAACGGAGGTATTGTGATTACAGATGATGAACACGGGGCGCTTTTTGAGCCGGACAGGGGATCTAAAGTCATCGTGCTTGGGTCTGATGGTCGTCCAGCGTTGCAGGAACCGCCGTTGCCCACATCGGATGAGCTTGCGCTTGTTGAGCGCACGTGGAGAGACAAGCAGCTCGCAGTGACTGACGGGGTTGTTACACGCCATCGCGACGAAATAGAGGACGGTATCGTAACTACACTGACCTCCGATCAATACGGGGCGTTGCAGACCTACCGACGTGCCTTGCGCAATTGGCCGGAGGCCGGCGAATTTCCGCTGATTGACCATCGGCCGCCAGCGCCCGATTGGCTAGCTATGCAACACCCTCAATAA
- a CDS encoding phage major tail tube protein translates to MFTNRVRQAIAATLQGLPLSATVEDFTPPKIEFEMEEMRGGRFIGEEMAKGGKVLTAKLTLQGLGPEVMLALGVSVGDDILLNVREAGQDQDGNTWFTYHTVGGKLKSLEETALKMNEKPKTILDLSCRTYNRLENGVPVIDIDVRTQKFVLNGVDILGDARRAVLLP, encoded by the coding sequence ATGTTTACCAACCGCGTAAGACAGGCCATCGCGGCCACCCTGCAAGGCTTGCCGTTGTCGGCGACCGTGGAAGATTTCACCCCGCCGAAAATCGAATTCGAAATGGAAGAGATGCGCGGCGGCCGTTTCATTGGCGAGGAAATGGCCAAGGGCGGCAAAGTGCTGACGGCCAAGCTGACGCTGCAAGGTCTCGGCCCGGAAGTCATGCTGGCGCTGGGCGTGAGCGTGGGCGACGACATTCTGCTGAACGTGCGTGAAGCCGGCCAGGACCAGGACGGCAACACTTGGTTCACCTACCACACGGTGGGCGGCAAGTTGAAATCCCTTGAGGAAACCGCCCTGAAAATGAACGAGAAGCCCAAGACCATCCTCGACCTGTCCTGCCGCACCTACAACCGCCTGGAAAACGGCGTCCCGGTGATCGACATCGACGTGCGCACCCAGAAATTCGTGCTCAACGGCGTCGACATTCTCGGTGATGCCCGCCGTGCGGTGTTGTTGCCTTAA
- a CDS encoding phage tail assembly protein — protein sequence MPWTPPVHVLLSPIIGDDDSQIEQLPLKPLFYAAQKEALARAGDDEDDQFFELAKLATGLSVKELDQLKRPDYVSIAQYVHEMSTRPASYFLEEPQADPDQVQLLQPLDVAGRSLTALTLEMPVLRATKAMKKLKTAKERAEFITAHCTGLMIPDLDRLTVPDWTQLQVRIDDFLNKPADFFRSATSK from the coding sequence ATGCCCTGGACACCTCCCGTTCACGTATTGCTGTCGCCGATCATTGGTGACGACGATTCGCAGATCGAACAGCTCCCACTCAAACCCCTCTTCTACGCCGCGCAGAAAGAAGCCCTGGCCCGCGCCGGTGATGACGAAGACGACCAGTTCTTCGAGCTGGCCAAACTGGCCACCGGCCTGTCGGTCAAGGAGCTGGATCAGCTCAAGCGCCCGGACTACGTCAGCATTGCCCAGTACGTGCACGAAATGTCCACGCGCCCGGCGTCGTATTTTCTGGAGGAGCCACAGGCCGATCCCGACCAAGTGCAACTGCTGCAACCGCTCGACGTCGCGGGCCGTAGCCTGACTGCGCTGACCCTGGAAATGCCGGTGCTGCGTGCCACCAAGGCGATGAAAAAACTGAAGACGGCCAAGGAACGCGCCGAGTTCATCACCGCCCATTGCACCGGCCTGATGATTCCCGATCTCGATCGGCTGACCGTGCCCGACTGGACACAACTGCAGGTACGCATCGACGATTTTTTAAACAAACCGGCGGACTTCTTTCGGAGCGCGACATCGAAGTGA
- a CDS encoding phage tail tape measure protein, which yields MADSKYSLSGAASIGSVSETSGLNLALTTASLDIRLLVSEQVKLRETLTLLNVALSQQQSLLKTNGSTAASGSEPKSKLKAEVEQSVPPDRRKSSMALELAMVELNLVANLSKDQLSGMAIANLKMASERQVAPSGATAVQLTQVELAAAKAGIGSGLDPAKKQDELLNFARDSAVMASAFNLDVKAASEMLLGWRTGLELDRAQSLRLADATNHLGNSGLNVKAADIGSVVQRGGEAGIAAGMTPEQVAALAAAFLNSGVDKAGAGEALKGFTTVLAKGDAASPQQRQAWTALDPGFNPAMLADGLRTDAPGTINLVLEALKKKPAEEQQSLTKVLFGDNTAILELLKKPQDTQKAFLLVSERTTDGALPKYDGSVAKTAETLGGTSQGRWNAHDASQTRLSSAVGNALMPVNDGLTASLDTVTGGLSSLAEDSPKAAAGVALAVAAVGSLLTLLGSAVLSEGLSRVGKKVLDQTAARLPDSVGDVIADVDEGARKGKNGKQGNHRATRAKPAGVASRLMGAVAKAEPLVSKAAAPLMVLSAGYDAYKGLRDGDDKAVGGAVGEMTGTVVGAAIGSFLLPGIGTAIGGLVGGMAGSWLGEQLASPSDQLMAPEAVTKDLASAQTTTQQNTMTANIYINGQDQASASQLANLVVQQLSGQFGLTTMPNSLAMRSDAALTDGGT from the coding sequence ATGGCAGACAGCAAGTATTCGCTGTCCGGTGCAGCGAGCATTGGCAGCGTATCTGAAACGTCGGGTCTGAACCTTGCATTGACCACAGCCAGTCTCGACATCCGTCTGCTGGTATCGGAGCAGGTCAAACTGCGGGAAACGCTAACATTGTTGAACGTTGCCCTGTCACAGCAGCAGTCGCTGCTCAAGACAAATGGCTCGACGGCGGCTTCAGGCAGTGAACCGAAGTCCAAGCTAAAGGCCGAGGTTGAACAAAGCGTACCACCTGATCGACGCAAGTCTTCCATGGCCCTGGAGTTGGCGATGGTTGAGCTCAATCTGGTGGCGAACCTGAGCAAGGATCAGCTCTCCGGCATGGCGATTGCCAATCTGAAGATGGCCAGCGAAAGGCAGGTGGCCCCCAGTGGGGCGACTGCCGTGCAGTTGACTCAGGTCGAACTGGCAGCGGCTAAAGCGGGTATCGGAAGCGGCCTCGACCCAGCCAAAAAACAGGACGAGTTGCTGAACTTCGCCCGCGATAGCGCGGTAATGGCGTCGGCGTTCAATCTCGATGTCAAGGCCGCCAGCGAGATGTTGTTGGGCTGGCGCACCGGGTTGGAGCTGGACCGGGCACAAAGCCTGCGCCTGGCGGATGCGACCAACCACCTTGGCAACAGCGGCTTGAATGTCAAAGCGGCCGATATTGGCTCAGTAGTGCAACGCGGTGGCGAGGCTGGCATTGCCGCGGGAATGACCCCGGAGCAAGTGGCGGCCCTCGCGGCGGCGTTCCTGAACAGCGGCGTGGACAAGGCTGGTGCCGGTGAGGCTTTGAAAGGTTTCACCACGGTGTTGGCCAAGGGGGACGCGGCTTCACCGCAGCAGCGTCAGGCTTGGACGGCGCTGGACCCCGGATTCAATCCAGCGATGCTAGCCGACGGCCTTCGTACGGACGCACCGGGGACCATCAATCTGGTGCTTGAAGCACTGAAGAAAAAACCTGCCGAAGAACAGCAGTCGCTGACCAAGGTTCTGTTTGGCGATAACACGGCGATTCTTGAGCTGCTGAAAAAACCGCAAGACACCCAGAAGGCGTTTCTGCTGGTGTCCGAGCGGACCACCGACGGGGCGTTGCCGAAATACGACGGCTCCGTAGCCAAAACCGCTGAAACGCTTGGGGGGACCTCACAAGGACGGTGGAATGCTCATGATGCGAGTCAGACCCGTCTGTCTTCGGCTGTTGGCAATGCGCTAATGCCGGTGAATGACGGTTTGACGGCCTCCCTCGATACGGTGACGGGAGGTTTGAGTTCGCTGGCAGAAGACTCCCCGAAGGCCGCGGCGGGAGTTGCGCTTGCAGTCGCGGCCGTCGGATCTCTACTGACCCTGCTTGGCAGCGCCGTGTTGTCGGAGGGGCTTTCGAGAGTGGGCAAGAAAGTCCTTGATCAGACGGCCGCGCGCCTGCCCGATAGTGTGGGGGATGTGATTGCCGATGTTGATGAGGGTGCCCGCAAGGGTAAGAACGGCAAACAAGGAAACCACCGTGCAACCAGAGCCAAACCTGCAGGCGTGGCGAGTCGTTTGATGGGGGCCGTGGCCAAGGCCGAACCTTTGGTCAGTAAAGCGGCGGCACCGCTGATGGTGCTTAGTGCCGGATACGATGCATACAAAGGATTGCGCGACGGGGACGACAAGGCTGTTGGAGGTGCAGTCGGCGAGATGACCGGAACGGTCGTGGGGGCAGCGATCGGGTCGTTTTTACTGCCGGGTATTGGTACGGCAATCGGCGGTCTTGTTGGTGGCATGGCCGGTTCGTGGTTGGGTGAGCAACTGGCATCTCCTTCCGATCAGCTCATGGCTCCGGAGGCGGTGACTAAAGACCTGGCTAGCGCCCAGACAACCACGCAACAGAACACCATGACCGCCAACATCTACATCAACGGCCAGGACCAGGCCAGCGCGAGTCAGTTGGCCAACCTGGTCGTGCAGCAGCTCTCGGGCCAATTCGGCTTAACGACCATGCCCAACTCACTCGCCATGCGCAGTGACGCGGCGCTGACCGACGGAGGTACGTGA
- a CDS encoding phage tail protein: protein MRQQMALGSFIFGLSRNFAYHSLVRTSDGGWKSIDILTSKPKSSQVGQGLQGLTITGKSMYATAMDRLDELRALQAQRVPVPLVDGIGRNWGLWQINKVTETQTEIIDDGTAMVVGWVVELTEFANA from the coding sequence ATGCGTCAGCAAATGGCACTCGGCAGTTTCATTTTCGGTCTGTCGAGAAACTTTGCGTACCACAGCCTGGTACGCACCTCGGACGGTGGCTGGAAGAGCATCGACATCCTCACCAGCAAACCCAAGTCCAGCCAGGTCGGCCAAGGCCTGCAAGGGCTGACGATCACCGGCAAGTCGATGTACGCGACCGCCATGGATCGCCTCGATGAGTTGCGCGCCTTGCAGGCGCAGCGCGTGCCTGTGCCGTTGGTCGATGGCATCGGCCGCAACTGGGGCCTGTGGCAGATCAACAAGGTGACGGAAACCCAGACCGAGATCATTGATGACGGTACGGCGATGGTGGTCGGCTGGGTGGTTGAATTGACGGAGTTCGCCAATGCGTAG
- a CDS encoding tail protein X has product MRRVRSIAGDSVNLLLYRELERCDDIVEEALWLLNPGLAEWGPVLPAGVWVVLPEVDLKPVATPPVSAWD; this is encoded by the coding sequence ATGCGTAGGGTTCGAAGTATCGCCGGTGATTCGGTGAATCTGTTGCTGTACCGCGAGCTTGAGCGTTGTGACGATATCGTCGAGGAGGCGCTCTGGCTGCTCAATCCGGGCTTGGCTGAATGGGGCCCGGTATTGCCTGCAGGCGTATGGGTGGTCTTGCCGGAAGTGGACCTCAAGCCCGTGGCAACCCCACCGGTTTCGGCCTGGGATTAA